The following DNA comes from Halobacillus litoralis.
AGCCATTCCTGCACTGTTGTTTTTGCTGCTTCTATTTACAGTTCCTGAGACACCGCGTTATTTAGCTTCACAGAATAAAAACGATGAAGCATTCTCGATCTTGAACAAAATCTACGATAAGACGATGGCGAAAGCGACATTATATGAGATTAACAATTCATTCGATACACAAAAAGGAAAGCTATTTTCTTTTGGTGTTTCCATTGTCGTTGTGGGGATATTGCTTTCTGTATTCCAGCAATTCGTCGGCATCAATGTGGCTCTCTATTATGCACCGCGAATTTTTGAAAGTATGGGTGCTGCCCGAGATGCTTCGATGTTCCAAACGATTATTATGGGATTGGTGAATGTCATCTTCACTGTCATCGCTATTTTGACAGTCGATAAATTTGGCCGCAAACCACTATTGATCATAGGTTCTGTTGGGATGACAGTGGGGATGTTCGGGGTGGCAGGACTTGCTTACGCCAATGCGATTGGAATAGCGACACTTATCTTCATCATCATATATACAGCTTCCTTCATGATGTCCTGGGGGCCGATCGTATGGGTATTGATTTCTGAAATTTTCCCTAACAAAATCAGAGGACAAGCGGTAGCTATCGCCGTAGCGGCTCAATGGGCTGCAAATTACTTCATCTCATCCACTTATCCAATGATGATGGAATTCAGTGGTGGCTTTACGTACACCTTTTATGGTGTGATGAGTATTCTTTCAGGTTTGTTCGTCTGGAAGTTCGTCCCTGAAACGAAAGGAAAGTCATTAGAACAATTGGAGATGCGCTTGCGTAGGGGAAAAGATGAA
Coding sequences within:
- the xylE gene encoding D-xylose transporter XylE; this translates as MKKNKTIYIVLITLVATLGGLLFGYDTAVISGAEGSLQNYFADNLNLSSLVHGLTVSSALIGCIIGGLLSGYFATRFGRKRTLILAAVLFLFSALGSAYPELLFFTAGEPSYALLLLFNVYRIIGGIGVGLASAVSPMYIGEIAPSHIRGRLVSLNQFAIIFGMLVVYFVNWGIAKGQTTEWVNEIGWRLMFASEAIPALLFLLLLFTVPETPRYLASQNKNDEAFSILNKIYDKTMAKATLYEINNSFDTQKGKLFSFGVSIVVVGILLSVFQQFVGINVALYYAPRIFESMGAARDASMFQTIIMGLVNVIFTVIAILTVDKFGRKPLLIIGSVGMTVGMFGVAGLAYANAIGIATLIFIIIYTASFMMSWGPIVWVLISEIFPNKIRGQAVAIAVAAQWAANYFISSTYPMMMEFSGGFTYTFYGVMSILSGLFVWKFVPETKGKSLEQLEMRLRRGKDEKGNHKPIAQSK